One segment of Nocardioides sp. QY071 DNA contains the following:
- a CDS encoding hydantoinase/oxoprolinase family protein — protein MTTHHDTGTGASQDLYIGVDTGGTFTDIVVMDAEGGVYATKAPTTPDSLDVGVFDALALVAEHRGESVTELLGKVVTFGHGTTQATNALIERRGRPTGLLTTRGFGDTLIIQRLMGFTAGVPVEKLGDFSERSYPDPIVPRDLIAEVPERVDHAGQVVVPLDEAAVRAEVQRLVDAGITSFAVCLLWSFRNPAHEQRIGEIVRELAGPSAYVSLSSEVNPVLGEYERTATTVLNSYLGPVVERYLESLEARLRAEGLSGRFSVLNSIGGVMNARDAAQRGVLLLGSGPTGGVLGSHHLAAQLGHRNIITSDMGGTSFDVGLVVDGKPVVKAVTEVAKYHVATPMVDITAIGAGGGSIATVVNGKLRVGPASAGSYPGPVCYQRGGTQVTVTDADVALGVIDPDNFLGGRMTIDKAAAEEAIRTQIAEPLGISVVEAAAGIREIVDARMADTLRELTVGRGHDPRDFVLYAYGGAGPMHCAGFGAELGVASIVVPATSMAHSAYGALSADIHHGAERSESLRSSRGSTAPWEEFDRTHIESIFKELEEEVLAKLAGDDVAEADTVIVRSVDMRYRSQTHELIIPVTGDLADPDCLHDLVLLFERTYEETYGKGSGFREAGIELTTFRVAGIGRTVKPSFRAFTPTPGAATRTRPVFDVLAGDWCEAVVVDWGAMQPDQQLTGPVVVEHPTTTVYVAHGQRVHVDTIGNLLITPQTGADA, from the coding sequence ATGACCACTCATCACGACACCGGGACCGGCGCCAGCCAGGACCTCTACATCGGCGTCGACACCGGCGGCACCTTCACCGACATCGTGGTGATGGATGCTGAGGGCGGCGTCTACGCCACCAAGGCGCCCACCACGCCGGACTCGCTCGACGTCGGCGTCTTCGATGCCCTCGCCCTGGTCGCGGAGCACCGCGGCGAAAGCGTCACCGAGCTGCTCGGCAAGGTGGTCACCTTCGGTCACGGCACCACCCAGGCCACCAACGCGCTCATCGAGCGCCGCGGCCGCCCGACCGGGCTGCTCACCACCCGGGGCTTCGGCGACACCCTCATCATCCAGCGGCTGATGGGCTTCACCGCCGGCGTGCCCGTCGAGAAGCTCGGGGACTTCAGCGAGCGGTCCTACCCCGACCCGATCGTCCCGCGCGACCTCATCGCCGAGGTACCCGAGCGCGTCGACCACGCCGGACAGGTCGTCGTACCTCTCGACGAGGCGGCGGTCCGCGCCGAGGTCCAGCGCCTGGTCGACGCGGGCATCACCTCCTTCGCCGTGTGCCTGCTCTGGTCCTTCCGCAATCCCGCGCACGAGCAGCGGATCGGGGAGATCGTCCGCGAGCTGGCAGGGCCCTCGGCGTACGTCAGCCTGTCGAGCGAGGTCAACCCGGTGCTCGGCGAGTACGAGCGGACCGCGACCACCGTGCTCAACAGCTACCTCGGCCCGGTCGTGGAGCGCTACCTCGAGAGCCTCGAGGCACGGCTGCGTGCCGAGGGCCTCTCCGGCCGGTTCAGCGTGCTCAACAGCATCGGCGGCGTGATGAACGCCCGCGACGCTGCCCAGCGCGGCGTCCTGCTTCTCGGCAGCGGGCCGACCGGCGGCGTGCTCGGCTCCCACCACCTCGCCGCGCAGCTCGGCCACCGCAACATCATCACCTCCGACATGGGCGGCACCAGCTTCGACGTCGGCCTGGTCGTCGACGGCAAGCCCGTGGTCAAGGCGGTCACCGAGGTCGCCAAGTACCACGTCGCCACGCCCATGGTCGACATCACCGCCATCGGCGCCGGCGGTGGGTCGATCGCCACCGTCGTCAACGGCAAGCTCCGCGTCGGCCCGGCCAGCGCCGGCTCCTACCCCGGCCCGGTCTGCTACCAGCGCGGCGGCACCCAGGTGACCGTCACCGACGCCGACGTCGCGCTCGGCGTGATCGACCCCGACAACTTCCTCGGTGGCCGGATGACGATCGACAAGGCCGCCGCGGAGGAGGCCATCCGCACCCAGATCGCGGAACCGCTCGGCATCAGCGTCGTCGAGGCCGCCGCCGGCATCCGCGAGATCGTGGACGCCCGGATGGCCGACACCCTGCGCGAGCTCACCGTCGGGCGGGGCCACGACCCGCGCGACTTCGTCCTCTACGCGTACGGCGGTGCTGGCCCGATGCACTGCGCCGGCTTCGGCGCCGAGCTCGGGGTGGCCTCGATCGTCGTACCGGCCACGTCGATGGCACACAGCGCGTACGGCGCACTGAGCGCCGACATCCACCACGGCGCCGAGCGCTCGGAGTCGTTGCGCAGCTCCCGCGGCAGCACCGCGCCCTGGGAGGAGTTCGACCGCACCCACATCGAGTCGATCTTCAAGGAGCTCGAGGAGGAGGTGCTGGCCAAACTCGCCGGCGACGACGTCGCCGAGGCGGACACCGTGATCGTCAGGTCGGTCGACATGCGCTACCGCAGCCAGACCCACGAGCTCATCATCCCGGTCACCGGCGACCTCGCCGATCCCGACTGCCTGCACGACCTGGTGCTTCTGTTCGAGCGCACCTACGAGGAGACCTACGGCAAGGGTTCCGGGTTCCGCGAGGCCGGCATCGAGCTGACCACCTTCCGCGTGGCGGGCATCGGTCGCACGGTCAAGCCGTCCTTCCGGGCCTTCACCCCCACTCCTGGTGCGGCGACGCGCACACGGCCGGTCTTCGACGTCCTCGCAGGCGACTGGTGCGAGGCAGTCGTCGTCGACTGGGGCGCGATGCAGCCCGACCAGCAGCTCACCGGCCCCGTCGTCGTCGAGCACCCGACCACCACCGTCTACGTGGCCCACGGCCAGCGGGTCCACGTCGACACCATCGGCAACCTGCTGATCACCCCCCAGACAGGAGCAGACGCATGA
- a CDS encoding sugar ABC transporter ATP-binding protein: MGVVIELRDVRKSYVSGIPVLQGVDLDVRAGEVTALVGANGSGKSTLVKILSGYHEPDRGSRVRFGDQIMEGHIHPAQARAAGVRFVHQDSRMVTGVSVLENLLVDRLGTASLGRLDWPAERRRAQAFLDEHRITVDVREDAGTVSLADAAKIAIARAAGPESDTGLRALILDEPTAALGRDDAAEMLDWVRALARGRGVGVLLIGHRLEEILATADRVAVLRNGRIVADTLVAELDHDRLVEQIVGHAIDAYYPEREGATGMPVLEVGDLRGGEVRGISFTVAAGEVLGVTGLPGSGFEDLPYLLMDPRAGARGALTVAGREIQVARTPVRTRVQAGLALVPADRKRRALATSVSVTGNVGLPHLRRFRTWSGLSARAEHHLADGVVRDYAVSPADARVITGNLSGGNQQKVVIGKWMSTRPRVLVVHEPTQAVDVGAKAEIFKLLADAAAEGMAAVIVSVEYDDLAHLCDRVLVVGAGRVVAELSGDALSPESLATAAYRSGVEGLPEPASMR; the protein is encoded by the coding sequence ATGGGGGTGGTCATCGAGCTGCGTGACGTGCGCAAGTCGTACGTGTCGGGCATTCCGGTGCTGCAGGGTGTCGACCTCGACGTCCGGGCCGGCGAGGTGACCGCCCTCGTCGGCGCCAACGGCAGCGGCAAGTCGACGCTGGTCAAGATCCTCAGCGGCTACCACGAGCCGGACCGTGGATCGCGCGTCCGCTTCGGCGACCAGATCATGGAGGGCCACATCCACCCGGCGCAGGCCCGAGCGGCAGGAGTCCGCTTCGTCCACCAGGACTCGCGCATGGTGACGGGGGTGTCGGTCCTGGAGAACCTCCTCGTCGACCGCCTCGGCACCGCATCGCTCGGCCGGCTGGACTGGCCGGCCGAGCGGAGACGGGCACAGGCCTTCCTCGACGAGCACCGCATCACGGTCGACGTCCGCGAGGACGCGGGCACCGTCTCCCTCGCAGACGCGGCCAAGATCGCCATCGCCCGCGCCGCGGGACCGGAGAGCGACACCGGCCTGCGGGCCCTGATCCTGGACGAACCCACCGCGGCGCTGGGCCGCGACGACGCGGCCGAGATGCTCGACTGGGTGCGCGCCCTGGCCCGCGGTCGCGGAGTCGGCGTCCTTCTCATCGGGCACCGTCTCGAGGAGATCCTCGCGACCGCGGACCGGGTGGCGGTGCTGCGCAACGGCCGGATCGTTGCCGACACGCTCGTCGCCGAGCTCGACCACGACAGGCTCGTCGAGCAGATCGTCGGCCACGCGATCGATGCCTACTACCCCGAGCGCGAGGGCGCCACCGGTATGCCTGTCCTCGAGGTCGGCGACCTCCGCGGTGGCGAGGTGCGGGGCATCTCGTTCACTGTCGCGGCGGGAGAGGTGCTGGGCGTCACCGGCCTCCCCGGCTCCGGCTTCGAGGACCTGCCGTACCTCCTCATGGACCCGCGAGCCGGCGCTCGCGGTGCGTTGACGGTGGCAGGTCGCGAGATCCAGGTCGCGAGAACACCTGTGCGCACGCGGGTGCAGGCCGGTCTCGCCCTCGTCCCCGCCGACCGCAAGCGTCGAGCGCTGGCGACGTCGGTGTCGGTCACGGGCAACGTCGGGCTGCCGCACCTGCGCCGGTTCCGGACCTGGTCGGGTCTCAGTGCCCGGGCGGAGCACCACCTGGCCGACGGGGTGGTGCGCGACTACGCCGTGTCGCCCGCTGACGCACGGGTGATCACCGGCAACCTCAGCGGTGGGAACCAGCAGAAGGTCGTCATCGGCAAGTGGATGTCGACCCGACCCCGGGTGCTGGTCGTCCACGAGCCCACCCAGGCCGTCGATGTCGGCGCCAAGGCCGAGATCTTCAAGCTGCTCGCCGACGCCGCCGCCGAAGGGATGGCCGCCGTCATCGTCAGCGTCGAGTACGACGACCTCGCCCACCTCTGCGACCGGGTCCTCGTCGTCGGCGCGGGACGCGTCGTCGCCGAGCTCTCCGGCGACGCGCTCAGCCCGGAATCGCTGGCAACCGCCGCCTACCGCTCAGGAGTCGAAGGACTCCCCGAGCCGGCCTCCATGCGTTGA
- a CDS encoding substrate-binding domain-containing protein yields the protein MSVPKFAAALTAAGLTAALTACTTPADSTSGGGSGDVPKSVTDNVAAHAGPLEASYAGPAFDVGALRGKRVWWVTQYAGNPFLASIGRNLTEALDSVGVKVTTCDGKGNPVDANACIQQGIAQGADAIQVDGPEPATYAESLASAEKAGIPVLSGAAVDVTTTDLADGLAGQTSQPFGLTGELAADWIVKDSGGKADVLFLTTPDVVGSVSEQKAFEARIEETCPDCSLTVKGVTLANWANDLGTTTSSELVKNPKITYVVPAFDPMTQFTNPAILQAGRSDLKVVTVNGNLPFLQELAKGSPIKAMVGIDLDALAYLEADQLLRAMTGQDTLLDIVAPVRIFDRGNVGDLRLDAAAADDGSWYAGSGAYADLFAGLWEK from the coding sequence ATGTCCGTCCCCAAGTTCGCGGCGGCCCTGACCGCTGCCGGTCTGACCGCCGCGCTGACTGCCTGCACCACCCCGGCCGACAGCACCTCCGGCGGTGGCTCCGGCGACGTCCCGAAGAGCGTCACCGACAACGTCGCCGCGCACGCCGGACCGCTCGAGGCGTCGTACGCCGGACCGGCCTTCGACGTCGGCGCGCTGCGGGGCAAGCGGGTCTGGTGGGTGACGCAGTACGCCGGCAACCCGTTCCTCGCCAGCATCGGCCGCAACCTCACCGAGGCGCTCGACAGCGTCGGCGTGAAGGTCACGACCTGCGATGGCAAGGGCAACCCCGTCGACGCCAACGCTTGCATCCAACAGGGCATTGCCCAGGGTGCCGACGCCATCCAGGTCGACGGCCCCGAGCCGGCGACGTACGCCGAGTCGCTGGCGTCCGCCGAGAAGGCGGGCATCCCGGTGCTCTCCGGGGCCGCGGTCGACGTCACCACCACCGACCTCGCCGACGGCTTGGCCGGACAGACCAGCCAGCCGTTCGGGCTGACCGGCGAGTTGGCCGCCGACTGGATCGTCAAGGACTCCGGTGGCAAGGCCGACGTCCTGTTCCTCACGACCCCCGACGTCGTCGGCTCGGTCTCGGAGCAGAAGGCGTTCGAGGCTCGCATCGAGGAGACCTGCCCCGATTGCTCGCTGACCGTCAAGGGCGTGACCCTCGCCAACTGGGCCAACGACCTCGGTACGACGACCAGCTCGGAGCTCGTGAAGAACCCGAAGATCACCTATGTCGTGCCGGCCTTCGACCCGATGACCCAGTTCACCAACCCCGCGATCCTGCAGGCCGGACGCAGCGACCTGAAGGTCGTGACGGTGAACGGCAACCTGCCCTTCCTCCAGGAGCTGGCGAAGGGCTCGCCGATCAAGGCGATGGTCGGCATCGACCTCGATGCGCTGGCCTACCTCGAGGCGGACCAGCTGTTGCGCGCCATGACCGGCCAGGACACCCTGCTGGACATCGTCGCGCCGGTGCGGATATTCGACAGGGGCAACGTCGGCGACCTGAGGCTCGACGCGGCCGCGGCCGACGACGGCTCGTGGTACGCCGGCAGCGGCGCCTACGCCGACCTGTTCGCCGGCCTCTGGGAGAAGTGA
- a CDS encoding ABC transporter permease: MTDTTLQRRGQRTRSVARPRRRTAGWRSLGYRYGIVAVWAVEVVVFAVLAPDTFPTAANITSLLSSQAVLLLLALALVPTLVTGEIDLSIAGTMTVAATTAAQLNAVEGLNVWLAVAVALGAAVAVGLVNAFLTVKVGVESIIVTLGMGTLLVGISVWLSNSLTISGVSPELGNLLNTQLARVNTAFFLAIGVGVAMWFVYRNTVFGRGAVFVGKNAEVARLSGLPVARIKVVSFVGTAFLAGAAGILVIGIAGGLQPTSLQTLLLPAFAAAFLGSAIIEPGTSNPIGTMVAVLFLATGISGLVLVGLDPWIRDVFYGAAVVVAVTVSRLAAMAAPSAGRP; this comes from the coding sequence ATGACCGACACCACCCTGCAGCGGCGAGGCCAGCGCACGCGGTCCGTGGCGCGTCCGCGTCGACGCACGGCCGGTTGGCGATCCCTCGGCTACCGGTACGGGATCGTCGCGGTCTGGGCGGTGGAGGTCGTCGTGTTCGCGGTCCTCGCACCGGACACGTTCCCCACCGCTGCCAACATCACTTCGCTGCTCAGCTCGCAGGCCGTTCTCCTCCTGCTCGCGCTGGCGCTGGTGCCGACGCTGGTCACCGGCGAGATCGACCTGTCGATCGCAGGCACCATGACGGTCGCGGCCACGACCGCAGCCCAGCTCAACGCGGTCGAGGGACTCAACGTGTGGCTCGCCGTCGCTGTCGCCTTGGGCGCTGCGGTCGCGGTCGGACTGGTCAACGCCTTCCTCACCGTGAAGGTGGGCGTGGAGAGCATCATCGTGACCCTCGGCATGGGCACCCTGCTGGTCGGCATCTCGGTCTGGCTGAGCAACTCGCTCACCATCAGCGGCGTCTCGCCCGAGCTCGGCAACCTGCTCAACACCCAGCTGGCACGCGTGAACACCGCGTTCTTCCTGGCGATCGGTGTCGGCGTGGCGATGTGGTTCGTCTACCGCAACACCGTCTTCGGCCGGGGAGCGGTGTTCGTCGGCAAGAACGCCGAGGTGGCACGCCTCTCCGGCCTGCCGGTCGCCCGGATCAAGGTGGTCAGCTTCGTGGGCACGGCCTTCCTGGCCGGTGCCGCGGGCATCCTCGTCATCGGCATCGCCGGCGGCCTCCAGCCGACGTCCCTGCAGACCCTGCTGCTGCCGGCCTTCGCTGCTGCCTTCCTCGGCTCGGCGATCATCGAGCCCGGCACGTCCAACCCGATCGGCACGATGGTCGCCGTCCTCTTCCTCGCCACCGGGATCAGCGGCCTGGTCCTGGTCGGCCTGGATCCGTGGATCCGCGACGTCTTCTACGGCGCCGCTGTGGTCGTGGCCGTCACCGTCTCGCGCCTCGCCGCGATGGCCGCCCCCTCGGCGGGGCGTCCGTGA
- a CDS encoding IclR family transcriptional regulator, protein MQKPEKSREVPAYMVSSVDRALRLIQMLRDHGELRLRTAARDLDVAESTVHRLMSMLVFHGFAVQDESKAYRPGPALGVGPVGLSWTRQLRDVAVPHLELLSNRTGETANLVVRVGTKIHFLFSQEGNRTLRIVSRMGAVLPASTSAGGKALLADLPDDGLRQLYQSPGATAMGDALSDRQLGSLLREIRACRRNGFATTNQQTEKGVSAVAVPLRDGTGRAIASMSISAPSARFAELLAPESIQLIMASQHDLQMDVAALGL, encoded by the coding sequence ATGCAGAAGCCGGAGAAGTCGCGCGAGGTTCCGGCCTACATGGTGTCCTCGGTCGACCGCGCACTGCGGCTGATCCAGATGCTGCGTGACCACGGCGAGCTCCGGCTGCGCACCGCCGCACGCGACCTCGACGTCGCAGAGTCGACCGTGCACCGGCTGATGTCGATGCTCGTCTTCCACGGCTTCGCCGTGCAGGACGAGTCGAAGGCCTACCGCCCCGGGCCGGCGCTGGGCGTCGGCCCGGTCGGACTGTCGTGGACCCGACAGCTGCGCGACGTGGCGGTGCCACACCTGGAGCTGCTGTCCAACCGGACGGGCGAGACGGCCAACCTGGTTGTCCGGGTGGGCACGAAGATCCACTTCCTGTTCAGCCAGGAGGGCAACCGGACTCTGCGCATCGTGTCGCGCATGGGAGCCGTGCTGCCGGCCAGCACCTCCGCAGGGGGCAAGGCACTGCTGGCCGACCTTCCGGACGACGGGTTGCGCCAGCTCTATCAGAGCCCGGGCGCCACGGCGATGGGTGACGCCCTCAGCGACAGGCAGCTCGGCTCCCTTCTGCGCGAGATCAGGGCGTGCCGGCGCAACGGCTTCGCCACCACCAACCAGCAGACCGAGAAGGGCGTGAGTGCGGTCGCGGTTCCGCTGCGAGACGGCACGGGCCGAGCTATCGCGTCGATGTCGATCTCTGCGCCCTCGGCCCGATTCGCCGAGCTGCTGGCGCCGGAGTCGATCCAGCTGATCATGGCCAGTCAGCACGACCTGCAAATGGACGTGGCCGCGCTCGGGCTCTGA
- a CDS encoding aldehyde dehydrogenase family protein, which produces MNRSLTVADSGTAARAARAAEIATLVERDWRLLIDGELVPAEAGARFTVSDPFTQQPIVDVPDASLADVDRAVAAAEAALAGWRATPALQRAELVRRFADLVEQHGEELALLDTIDAGSPISNARFDVEIALGQMRMYAGFALEMKGATIPASENLHLTVREPVGVVAKIFPYNHPLMFACRMAAPLVAGNPVVAKPPEAAPLSTLRLAELANQVFPPGVVNVVVGNGPEVPDRLVRHPAVRRIGFIGSEPTGRAIQRAAAESGVKHVTLELGGKNAMVVFDDADLEKAAAGAVAGMNFTWSGQSCGSNSRLLVHRSLHDELVDRVVELVEARTIGDPLDEGSEQGTMINRSQFDKSMSYVDVALADGAVVRTGGGRPDGPAFEDSLFVAPTVLVDVAPDTRIAREEVFGPLLSVIPFDTEAEAVAIANGVDYGLTGSVWTKDLDRAVRVARALEAGFVWVNGSSQHFLNVPYGGVKASGVGGKEECLEELLSYTEEKVINIMV; this is translated from the coding sequence ATGAACCGATCGTTGACCGTCGCCGACAGCGGCACCGCCGCGCGCGCCGCCCGGGCCGCCGAGATCGCCACCCTGGTCGAGCGCGACTGGCGTCTCCTGATCGATGGTGAGCTGGTGCCGGCCGAGGCCGGGGCGAGGTTCACGGTGAGCGACCCGTTCACGCAGCAGCCGATCGTCGACGTACCCGACGCCTCACTCGCGGACGTCGACCGGGCGGTCGCCGCGGCCGAGGCGGCGCTCGCCGGCTGGCGCGCGACACCGGCGCTGCAGCGTGCCGAGCTGGTGCGCCGGTTCGCCGACCTGGTGGAGCAGCACGGCGAGGAGCTGGCCCTGCTCGACACGATCGATGCCGGGTCCCCGATCTCCAACGCCCGCTTCGACGTCGAGATCGCGCTGGGGCAGATGCGGATGTACGCCGGCTTCGCGCTCGAGATGAAGGGCGCGACCATCCCCGCGAGCGAGAACCTGCACCTCACCGTGCGGGAGCCCGTCGGCGTGGTGGCGAAGATCTTCCCCTACAACCACCCCTTGATGTTCGCCTGCCGGATGGCGGCCCCGCTCGTCGCCGGCAACCCGGTCGTGGCCAAGCCGCCGGAGGCGGCGCCCCTGTCGACCCTGCGACTGGCGGAGCTCGCGAACCAGGTGTTTCCCCCGGGGGTGGTCAACGTTGTCGTCGGCAACGGCCCTGAGGTCCCGGACCGGCTGGTCCGGCACCCAGCAGTGCGCCGGATCGGCTTCATCGGATCCGAGCCGACCGGCAGGGCGATCCAGCGTGCAGCCGCCGAGAGCGGTGTGAAGCACGTGACCCTCGAGCTCGGCGGCAAGAACGCGATGGTCGTCTTCGACGACGCCGACCTGGAGAAGGCGGCGGCCGGCGCGGTCGCCGGCATGAACTTCACCTGGTCCGGCCAGTCCTGCGGCTCCAACTCCCGCCTCCTCGTGCATCGCTCGCTGCACGACGAGCTCGTCGACCGCGTGGTCGAGCTGGTCGAGGCCCGGACCATCGGCGATCCGCTCGACGAGGGCTCCGAGCAGGGCACGATGATCAACCGCTCCCAGTTCGACAAGTCGATGTCGTACGTCGACGTGGCCCTCGCCGACGGCGCGGTGGTCCGCACAGGCGGCGGCCGCCCCGACGGTCCGGCCTTCGAGGACTCGCTGTTCGTGGCTCCGACAGTGCTGGTCGACGTGGCGCCGGACACCCGGATCGCCCGCGAGGAAGTCTTCGGGCCGCTGCTCTCGGTCATCCCGTTCGACACCGAGGCCGAAGCGGTCGCGATCGCCAACGGCGTCGACTACGGCCTCACCGGCAGTGTCTGGACCAAGGACCTCGACCGCGCAGTGCGCGTCGCCCGTGCCTTGGAGGCGGGCTTCGTGTGGGTCAACGGCTCGAGCCAGCACTTCCTCAACGTCCCGTACGGCGGCGTGAAGGCGTCCGGTGTCGGCGGCAAGGAGGAGTGCCTCGAGGAGCTGCTGTCCTACACCGAGGAGAAGGTCATCAACATCATGGTGTGA
- a CDS encoding calcium-binding protein — protein sequence MNVTSLRAPGKVLAVAVIASAAALVAPPSSSIAAPTAVPSDALCSVVDDHLVVQGVDTGVVTQTGAGNVLGTPGDDRIAVTGPSMVSAGAGNDVVCAVGGGARDAQILNGDDGDDLLVGGDFSDYLLGGSGSDTLLGGLGNDYIWPGIGDADVADGGSDGGTVQYANAAVGVIVQLSSPGSSTHGWSVARGDGPDKTDVLISINNASGSRHDDVITGDAGRNVIDGYYGDDLINGGDGDDSINGGYGEDTLRGQRGADSLDGYLGADVIVGGRGSDILRGSRGNDILRGGRGRDRLRGFTGVDRLDGGPHHDVCRGGRERDTAVRCEEQSSI from the coding sequence GTGAATGTCACCAGCCTGCGCGCACCCGGGAAGGTCCTCGCGGTCGCGGTGATCGCCTCCGCAGCCGCATTGGTCGCCCCTCCGTCATCATCGATCGCCGCGCCGACGGCCGTGCCGTCCGACGCGTTGTGCTCGGTGGTCGATGATCACCTGGTCGTGCAGGGTGTGGACACCGGCGTGGTGACCCAAACCGGAGCCGGCAACGTCCTCGGCACGCCAGGCGACGACCGGATCGCGGTCACGGGTCCCTCGATGGTGTCTGCAGGGGCAGGCAACGATGTCGTGTGCGCCGTCGGTGGAGGCGCGAGGGACGCACAGATCCTCAACGGCGACGACGGCGACGACTTGTTGGTGGGTGGCGACTTCTCCGACTACCTGCTCGGGGGGAGCGGTTCCGACACGCTGCTCGGCGGGCTCGGGAACGACTACATCTGGCCAGGCATCGGTGACGCCGACGTCGCGGACGGCGGGTCGGACGGCGGCACCGTTCAGTACGCCAACGCAGCGGTCGGGGTCATCGTGCAACTCTCCTCACCGGGGTCATCCACGCACGGCTGGAGCGTTGCCAGGGGCGACGGACCGGACAAGACCGATGTCCTGATCTCCATCAACAACGCCTCTGGCAGCCGCCACGATGACGTGATCACAGGTGACGCTGGCCGCAATGTGATCGACGGCTACTACGGCGACGACCTGATCAACGGCGGCGACGGCGACGACAGCATCAATGGCGGCTACGGAGAGGACACCCTGCGTGGCCAGCGGGGAGCGGACTCCCTCGACGGCTACCTCGGCGCGGACGTCATTGTCGGAGGCCGGGGGTCCGACATCCTCCGCGGGAGCCGCGGGAACGACATCCTGCGAGGCGGGAGGGGCCGAGACCGGCTCCGCGGTTTCACGGGCGTCGACCGTCTCGACGGCGGGCCACATCACGACGTCTGCCGCGGCGGCCGGGAGCGGGACACCGCGGTGCGCTGTGAGGAGCAGTCCAGTATCTGA